The following coding sequences are from one Salinicoccus sp. Bachu38 window:
- the metG gene encoding methionine--tRNA ligase gives MEKPTYYITTPIYYPSGKLHIGNAYTTIACDVMARYKRMRGYDVYYLTGADEHGQKIEKKAEKMGISPQKYVDDMAEYMQNLWSLLEITNDQFIRTTSPGHKAAIQKIFDKLYEQGDIYLGEYEGWYSVEDEEFFTETQLEEVYRDDAGNMIGGMAPSGHEVELVKEESYFFKMSKYAERLEKFYEENPGFIQPESRRNEMLNNFIRPGLEDLAVSRTTFDWGVPVKSNPEHVVYVWIDALCNYITALGYESDDDGLFQKYWPADLHMIGKEIVRFHAIYWPIMLMALDLPLPKKILGHGWLVMKDGKMSKSKGNVIYPETVVERYGLDALRYYLMREVPFGSDGVFTPEAFVDRTNYDLANDLGNLVNRTISMINKYFDGNLPDYTGHNNAFDESLESTVYENVKLYEESMEEMEFNKALRAVWTIISRTNKYIDETKPWILAKDESEREALGSVMVHLAENIRIIAILLKPYLTHGPKEVFRQMNVTDLELQTFDSILSYGSIRTTGQMITKPEPIYPRLDVEAEVSHIKDLMTPEEPEADVEEEEDAGKITIKDFDKVEIKVATVIHAEGIKKADKLLKIEVDLGSEKRQIVSGIREAYEPEDIVGKKVLVVTNLEPVKLRGELSQGMILTAEKGNHLTLISVPSGIENGSTVK, from the coding sequence ATGGAGAAACCAACTTACTATATCACCACACCGATATATTATCCAAGTGGAAAGTTGCATATCGGCAACGCCTATACAACGATTGCATGCGATGTCATGGCAAGATACAAGCGCATGCGTGGATACGATGTCTATTATCTGACTGGTGCTGATGAACATGGCCAGAAAATAGAGAAAAAAGCAGAAAAAATGGGCATTTCGCCACAGAAATATGTGGATGATATGGCAGAATATATGCAGAACCTGTGGTCGCTTCTGGAAATCACCAATGATCAGTTCATCCGTACGACAAGCCCGGGTCACAAGGCTGCAATCCAGAAGATTTTTGACAAGCTCTATGAGCAGGGCGACATCTATCTGGGTGAATATGAAGGCTGGTATTCCGTCGAAGACGAGGAGTTCTTTACAGAAACCCAGCTGGAGGAAGTCTATCGGGATGATGCCGGCAACATGATCGGCGGCATGGCACCAAGTGGCCATGAAGTGGAGCTCGTCAAGGAAGAAAGCTACTTCTTCAAAATGAGTAAATATGCAGAACGCCTCGAGAAATTCTATGAGGAAAATCCCGGCTTCATCCAGCCGGAATCCCGCAGGAATGAAATGCTGAACAACTTCATCCGTCCGGGTCTCGAAGATCTGGCGGTATCCCGTACGACATTCGATTGGGGCGTACCCGTCAAATCCAATCCCGAACATGTGGTGTATGTATGGATAGACGCCCTGTGCAACTACATTACAGCGTTGGGTTACGAGTCGGATGATGATGGCCTGTTCCAGAAATACTGGCCTGCAGATCTCCATATGATCGGCAAGGAGATCGTCCGTTTCCATGCCATCTACTGGCCGATCATGCTCATGGCGCTCGACCTGCCACTGCCGAAGAAGATACTCGGCCACGGCTGGCTGGTGATGAAAGACGGCAAGATGTCGAAATCCAAAGGCAACGTCATCTATCCGGAGACGGTTGTGGAGCGGTATGGCCTTGATGCACTCCGCTATTACCTGATGCGGGAGGTGCCATTCGGCTCTGATGGCGTCTTCACACCGGAAGCCTTTGTCGATCGTACAAACTATGACCTGGCAAACGATCTCGGGAACCTGGTCAACCGTACAATCTCCATGATCAACAAATACTTCGACGGCAACCTGCCTGACTACACAGGCCACAACAATGCTTTTGATGAAAGCCTGGAGAGTACTGTATATGAAAACGTCAAACTCTATGAAGAAAGCATGGAGGAGATGGAATTCAACAAGGCACTCAGAGCCGTATGGACGATCATCAGCCGTACGAACAAGTACATTGATGAAACGAAGCCCTGGATCCTCGCAAAAGACGAGTCGGAACGTGAAGCGCTCGGCAGCGTCATGGTGCACCTGGCGGAAAATATCCGCATCATTGCAATTCTCCTGAAGCCGTATCTGACACATGGACCGAAAGAGGTCTTCAGGCAGATGAACGTGACAGACCTGGAACTTCAGACGTTCGATTCCATCCTGTCATATGGCAGCATCCGAACAACGGGACAGATGATCACAAAACCGGAACCGATCTACCCGCGTCTTGATGTGGAAGCGGAAGTCTCCCACATCAAGGATCTGATGACACCTGAGGAGCCGGAGGCAGATGTCGAGGAAGAAGAGGATGCTGGGAAAATCACAATCAAGGATTTCGATAAGGTGGAAATCAAAGTCGCGACAGTCATTCATGCAGAAGGCATCAAGAAAGCGGACAAGCTCCTCAAGATCGAGGTGGACCTTGGAAGTGAAAAACGTCAGATTGTATCCGGCATCCGCGAGGCTTATGAACCTGAGGATATCGTCGGTAAAAAAGTGCTTGTAGTGACGAACCTTGAACCGGTGAAGCTCCGGGGGGAACTGTCCCAGGGAATGATCCTTACAGCAGAGAAGGGCAACCACCTGACGCTGATATCAGTGCCGAGCGGCATTGAGAACGGCAGTACAGTCAAATAA
- a CDS encoding AbrB/MazE/SpoVT family DNA-binding domain-containing protein, protein MKSTGIVRKVDELGRVVIPIELRRVLDIEVKDALEIYTDDDTIILKKYKPQMTCAVTGDVSEQNMRLADGRIILSQEGAEKLIEEIQSKMNK, encoded by the coding sequence ATGAAATCAACGGGGATTGTACGCAAAGTGGATGAACTTGGACGGGTGGTCATCCCTATAGAACTGAGGCGTGTACTTGATATCGAAGTCAAGGATGCACTTGAAATATATACGGATGATGATACGATCATTCTCAAGAAATATAAACCTCAGATGACGTGTGCTGTCACTGGAGATGTCTCCGAACAGAACATGCGCCTTGCAGACGGCCGTATCATTCTGAGCCAGGAAGGCGCAGAGAAGCTCATCGAAGAGATCCAATCAAAGATGAATAAGTAA
- the rsmI gene encoding 16S rRNA (cytidine(1402)-2'-O)-methyltransferase, with amino-acid sequence MQLYITGTPLGNLEDMTYRAVETLKTVDIILCEDTRTTRKLTTHFGIDTPLRAYHDFNKEEAEDRIIEEMHDGRTFALVSDAGMPVISDPGFELVARMQDEGLEYVVIPSASAFTMALVASGIPSYEFTYFGFLPKTGGKRKKKLKEIMAHELTSVLYESPHKIKDTVAMIRDVDENRMVSISREITKKFEQHVRRPAAEMLDLLGVDIPLKGEFVIVIEGAEAEAVHFDIPVAEHVEALIKEGLTPKQAIKKVAGARELKKQDVYDEFHETKK; translated from the coding sequence ATGCAACTCTATATCACGGGGACACCACTCGGCAACTTGGAAGACATGACCTACAGGGCGGTTGAGACGCTCAAAACCGTAGATATCATACTGTGCGAGGATACGCGTACGACACGGAAACTGACCACACATTTTGGCATCGACACGCCTCTGAGGGCATATCATGATTTCAATAAGGAAGAAGCCGAAGATCGGATCATCGAAGAGATGCATGATGGCCGGACGTTCGCCCTGGTAAGTGATGCGGGGATGCCGGTCATTTCCGATCCCGGTTTTGAACTGGTTGCCCGCATGCAGGATGAAGGGCTTGAATACGTGGTCATTCCATCAGCTTCCGCTTTTACGATGGCGCTTGTCGCGAGTGGCATCCCATCATATGAATTCACCTACTTCGGTTTTCTGCCGAAGACAGGGGGGAAGCGGAAGAAGAAGCTGAAGGAGATTATGGCACATGAGCTGACATCTGTGCTGTATGAATCTCCCCATAAGATAAAAGATACTGTGGCAATGATCAGAGATGTCGATGAAAACAGGATGGTCAGCATATCGAGGGAAATCACGAAAAAATTCGAACAGCATGTCAGAAGGCCGGCAGCCGAGATGCTGGATCTGCTGGGCGTAGACATCCCTTTGAAAGGGGAGTTCGTCATCGTCATAGAAGGGGCGGAAGCAGAGGCGGTGCACTTCGACATTCCGGTGGCCGAACATGTGGAAGCACTCATCAAGGAGGGGCTGACACCGAAGCAGGCAATCAAGAAAGTGGCGGGAGCCCGTGAACTGAAGAAGCAGGATGTCTATGATGAGTTTCATGAAACAAAAAAATAA
- a CDS encoding tRNA1(Val) (adenine(37)-N6)-methyltransferase, with product MLKEGERVDELFRESMKIIQSEAVFSFSVDALLLANFTRFLKRDSRIIDLCSGNGIIPLLLSHRTTLPIEGVELQPELVDMAERSIVMNGKESQIQLSQGDISNIREMYQHSTFDVITVNPPYFTNNQPLKNKGPHSIARHEIHIDLKGVIGAARFLVKNKGRLYMVHRAERSMEVVNELFNAGFRVRRLQYVYNDLSSGTALFVLVEAIFNSQAYADILPPIYIYDEKGNYTEEMMAVYYG from the coding sequence ATGTTAAAAGAAGGCGAACGTGTGGATGAGCTGTTCAGGGAGTCGATGAAGATCATCCAGAGCGAGGCGGTGTTCTCATTTTCTGTGGATGCGCTTTTGCTGGCAAACTTCACACGATTTTTGAAAAGGGACAGCCGCATCATCGATCTATGCTCCGGAAATGGCATCATTCCGCTGTTGCTGTCGCACCGGACCACACTTCCGATTGAAGGGGTGGAGCTCCAGCCTGAACTCGTCGATATGGCAGAACGCAGCATCGTAATGAATGGCAAAGAATCACAGATTCAGCTTTCCCAGGGAGACATCAGCAACATCAGGGAGATGTACCAGCATTCCACCTTTGATGTCATTACGGTAAATCCTCCGTATTTCACGAACAACCAGCCGCTGAAGAACAAAGGGCCGCACAGCATCGCCCGCCATGAAATCCACATCGATCTCAAGGGTGTAATCGGGGCGGCACGGTTCCTGGTGAAGAACAAGGGCCGACTTTATATGGTGCATCGTGCTGAACGGAGCATGGAAGTGGTGAATGAGCTCTTCAATGCAGGATTCCGCGTCCGGCGGCTGCAGTATGTCTATAATGACCTGTCGTCCGGGACGGCGCTGTTTGTCCTGGTAGAGGCCATATTCAACAGTCAGGCTTATGCGGACATCCTGCCACCAATCTATATCTATGATGAGAAGGGGAACTATACGGAAGAGATGATGGCGGTCTACTATGGCTGA
- a CDS encoding initiation-control protein YabA: MDRERLFTHISKLEADMNHMYEELQTLKELSVRLVEENVSLQMEKDNYEQLLAKEESEKAKSFKQNTLNNLYDEGFHVCSIHFGTHRHGEDCLFCQGFLQHRNN, translated from the coding sequence ATGGATCGGGAACGCCTGTTTACGCACATCAGCAAACTTGAAGCGGATATGAATCATATGTATGAGGAGCTTCAGACATTGAAGGAGCTCTCGGTCCGCCTCGTTGAGGAGAATGTAAGCCTGCAGATGGAGAAGGACAACTACGAGCAGCTTCTGGCGAAGGAAGAATCCGAGAAGGCGAAGTCATTCAAACAGAATACTTTAAACAATCTCTATGATGAAGGTTTCCACGTGTGCAGTATTCATTTCGGCACACACCGCCATGGCGAGGACTGTCTGTTCTGCCAGGGCTTCCTTCAGCATAGGAACAACTAG
- a CDS encoding PSP1 domain-containing protein, giving the protein MIELITATQLDYFDNIYIEAKEDKVERDDFIVTETKRGIEMLRVVKSNYRVSKDNIVEPDGRFIRKATDEDVETFHNNQSLAQEALGFCKEAVVQEALDMQLVNAKYTMDRKKLIFNFTADERVDFRNLVRVLATRFKTRIELRQIGVRDEAKYLGGIGPCGRAHCCSTFLGDFVPVSIQMAKNQDLSLSPTKISGACGRLMCCLNYEDEYYEDAREQMPDVGQTIETPDGRAVVIGMNILDLVVKVKYKDDYIREYHCDELNAAGGVQ; this is encoded by the coding sequence ATGATAGAACTCATCACTGCTACCCAACTGGACTATTTCGATAATATTTATATAGAAGCGAAGGAAGATAAGGTCGAGCGCGATGATTTCATTGTCACCGAGACAAAGCGCGGTATTGAAATGCTGCGTGTTGTGAAATCGAACTACCGTGTCTCAAAAGATAATATTGTGGAGCCTGATGGCAGGTTCATCCGCAAGGCAACAGATGAAGACGTGGAGACATTCCATAACAACCAGTCTCTGGCACAGGAAGCGCTCGGCTTCTGCAAGGAAGCCGTCGTACAGGAAGCGCTCGACATGCAGCTCGTCAACGCCAAGTACACCATGGATCGCAAGAAGCTCATTTTCAATTTCACGGCAGATGAAAGGGTGGACTTCAGAAACCTGGTGCGGGTGCTGGCGACCCGTTTCAAGACGCGTATCGAATTGCGCCAGATCGGCGTAAGGGACGAAGCGAAATATCTGGGAGGCATCGGACCTTGTGGCCGGGCCCACTGCTGTTCGACATTTCTTGGCGATTTCGTCCCCGTAAGCATACAGATGGCCAAAAACCAGGACCTTTCGCTGAGTCCGACAAAGATATCAGGGGCATGTGGCCGCCTGATGTGCTGTCTGAATTATGAAGACGAATATTATGAAGATGCACGCGAACAGATGCCTGACGTCGGACAGACGATTGAGACGCCTGATGGACGTGCTGTTGTAATCGGCATGAACATACTGGATCTGGTCGTGAAAGTGAAGTATAAGGATGACTATATCCGCGAATACCACTGTGATGAACTGAATGCAGCCGGCGGGGTGCAGTAA
- a CDS encoding cyclic-di-AMP receptor: protein MKMIIAIVQDHDSQRLADRLAKNDFRSTKLATTGGFLRAGNTTFLCGVRDERVDELLTLIDDTCGNREQTVAPVTPMGGNADSYIPYPVEVEVGGATVFVLPIEQFERF, encoded by the coding sequence ATGAAAATGATAATCGCAATTGTACAGGATCATGACAGTCAGAGGTTGGCTGATCGGTTGGCTAAAAACGACTTCAGGAGTACCAAGCTTGCAACGACAGGCGGATTCCTCAGGGCAGGAAATACGACCTTCCTTTGTGGTGTCAGAGATGAGCGTGTGGATGAACTGCTCACACTGATCGATGATACTTGCGGAAACCGGGAGCAGACAGTGGCTCCAGTCACGCCAATGGGAGGAAACGCAGATTCCTACATCCCTTATCCGGTAGAGGTTGAAGTGGGTGGCGCAACAGTATTTGTACTGCCTATTGAACAATTTGAAAGATTTTAA
- the tmk gene encoding dTMP kinase encodes MSHFITFEGPEGSGKTTLIARVFEYLSKSHEVIMTREPGGIGISEMIREILLAKGNDMDERTEALLFAASRRQHLVEKVIPALEAGKIVLCDRFIDSSIAYQGYARHIGTEAIMDINRFAIEDHMPDLTIYLKLDPEIGLERISSNERNHNRLDAEEIDFHKDVVMGYNELSENYPSRIKIVDANQSPDRVMEDAIEIINQYLNQEVNQS; translated from the coding sequence ATGAGCCATTTCATAACTTTTGAAGGACCGGAAGGTTCGGGAAAGACGACGCTCATCGCCCGGGTTTTCGAATATCTTTCCAAGTCGCATGAAGTAATCATGACGCGGGAACCTGGTGGCATAGGGATAAGCGAGATGATCAGGGAGATCCTTTTGGCCAAAGGGAACGACATGGATGAAAGGACCGAAGCATTGCTTTTTGCCGCATCCAGGCGACAGCATCTTGTAGAAAAGGTGATTCCTGCACTGGAGGCAGGGAAGATTGTCCTATGCGACCGCTTTATAGACAGTTCCATTGCCTATCAGGGTTATGCGCGGCATATAGGCACTGAAGCAATAATGGATATCAACCGTTTCGCGATAGAGGACCATATGCCCGATTTGACAATCTATCTGAAGTTGGACCCTGAAATCGGTCTTGAGCGCATTTCCAGTAATGAACGGAACCATAACAGATTGGATGCCGAAGAAATAGACTTTCATAAAGATGTTGTTATGGGTTATAATGAATTATCAGAAAATTACCCAAGCCGCATTAAAATAGTAGATGCAAACCAGTCGCCTGATAGGGTGATGGAGGATGCAATAGAGATAATTAACCAATACTTGAATCAAGAGGTGAATCAGTCATGA
- the recR gene encoding recombination mediator RecR: MHYPEPISKLIDSFMKLPGIGPKTAQRLAFYVLNMKEDDVVNFSRSLMEVKRDLQFCSVCGHITDIDPCYICQDKNRDRSIVCVVQDTKDVIAMEKMREYKGLYHVLHGAISPMDGIGPEDINVATLIERLKDDQIKEIILATNPNIEGESTAMYISRLVKPIGVKITRLAHGLPVGGDLEYADEVTLSKAIEYRTEL, from the coding sequence ATGCATTATCCGGAACCAATATCAAAGCTGATTGACAGCTTCATGAAATTGCCGGGCATTGGGCCGAAGACTGCCCAACGTCTGGCATTTTATGTACTCAATATGAAAGAAGACGACGTTGTCAACTTTTCACGCAGCCTAATGGAAGTGAAAAGGGATCTGCAATTCTGTTCCGTGTGTGGACACATTACAGACATCGATCCCTGCTATATATGTCAGGATAAAAATAGAGATCGCTCCATCGTCTGTGTTGTACAGGATACGAAAGATGTCATCGCAATGGAGAAGATGCGCGAGTATAAGGGTCTGTACCATGTCCTTCATGGTGCAATCAGTCCAATGGATGGCATTGGACCGGAAGACATCAATGTGGCCACATTGATCGAGAGACTGAAGGATGACCAGATAAAAGAAATCATATTGGCAACGAACCCCAATATAGAAGGGGAGTCTACAGCAATGTACATTTCCCGTCTGGTCAAGCCGATCGGTGTGAAGATCACGCGCCTTGCGCATGGACTGCCGGTCGGAGGAGACTTGGAATATGCAGATGAAGTCACCCTGTCAAAGGCGATAGAGTACCGCACAGAGCTGTAG
- a CDS encoding YbaB/EbfC family nucleoid-associated protein: MRGGMNNMQGMMKQMQKMQKKMQEEQEKLKEEKVEGTAGGGMVKVTVSGHKEVLDVEIQEEVVDPEDIEMLQDLIVAATNEAMTKADELSSERLGQHTKGMNIPGMM, encoded by the coding sequence ATGCGTGGCGGAATGAACAATATGCAAGGCATGATGAAACAGATGCAGAAGATGCAGAAGAAGATGCAGGAAGAGCAGGAAAAGCTGAAAGAAGAGAAAGTTGAAGGCACTGCTGGAGGCGGCATGGTCAAGGTGACCGTTTCCGGACACAAGGAAGTGCTCGATGTGGAAATCCAAGAAGAAGTGGTGGATCCGGAAGATATCGAAATGCTCCAGGATCTGATCGTCGCTGCTACGAATGAAGCGATGACGAAAGCGGATGAGCTCTCAAGCGAACGTCTTGGCCAACATACCAAAGGTATGAACATCCCGGGAATGATGTAG
- the dnaX gene encoding DNA polymerase III subunit gamma/tau, producing the protein MEYQALYRAFRPQTFEDVVGQKHVTKTLRNAIIRDKESHAYLFSGPRGTGKTSIAKIFAKALNCRFGSEGEPCNECDICMSITEGSANDVIEIDAASNNGVDEIRNIREKVKYAPSEAMYKVYIIDEVHMLTTGAFNALLKTLEEPPGHAIFILATTEPHKIPATIISRCQRFDFKAIELNEIVERLEYVAQSESLEYEADAIEYIARTSEGGMRDALSIMDQVIAYSNDVITLEDAIMITGGIKSEELNEWLKLIDHRDSREAFIKYHQFIEEGKDPTRLIHELVYYIRDIILMKHDGEINEDVAFAHTEDKVLYEMIDVLNDAMVMMRFSVNTSVHLEVVIVKLIQVLNRNDRAVEPQAVDLSHIEQKLAELDKKLSNYSQTPSSQAPEPQKRTESQSRSSKGFSLRQIEKVLDNANKEDLVKLKDDWPKVYQHVEEKGYHALRSLIKDSEPVAASDTHVLLKFKSDLHSDLINKDEKKREELEAVIPSIIGKDVKVVGVPDSSWLQVRHDYIQEKKAHKEKKSDEDGKKPSDVAKEIFGSDVVETRS; encoded by the coding sequence ATGGAATATCAAGCCTTGTATCGGGCGTTCCGGCCGCAGACATTTGAAGATGTGGTGGGGCAGAAGCACGTCACTAAAACTTTAAGAAACGCGATAATCAGAGATAAGGAATCCCATGCATACCTGTTCAGCGGACCAAGAGGGACGGGAAAGACAAGCATTGCGAAAATATTTGCCAAAGCGCTCAATTGTCGTTTTGGGTCCGAAGGTGAACCATGCAATGAATGCGATATCTGCATGAGCATCACTGAGGGCAGTGCGAATGATGTAATAGAAATCGATGCTGCCAGCAATAACGGTGTGGACGAAATCAGAAATATACGTGAAAAAGTGAAGTATGCACCTTCTGAAGCAATGTACAAAGTGTATATCATCGATGAGGTGCATATGCTGACGACAGGTGCTTTCAACGCACTGCTGAAAACTCTCGAGGAGCCGCCGGGCCACGCCATCTTCATTCTGGCGACGACAGAGCCCCATAAGATTCCGGCTACCATCATTTCAAGGTGCCAGCGCTTCGATTTCAAGGCGATCGAGCTGAATGAGATTGTGGAGAGGCTTGAGTATGTGGCACAGAGTGAATCCCTTGAATATGAAGCGGATGCCATAGAATATATTGCAAGGACTTCCGAAGGCGGGATGCGGGATGCACTCAGCATCATGGATCAGGTCATTGCCTACAGCAATGATGTAATCACCCTGGAGGATGCCATCATGATTACGGGAGGCATCAAATCCGAGGAGCTGAACGAATGGCTGAAACTGATTGACCACAGGGACTCAAGGGAAGCGTTCATCAAATATCATCAGTTCATCGAAGAGGGTAAAGATCCGACAAGACTGATCCACGAGCTTGTCTATTACATCAGGGACATCATTCTGATGAAGCATGACGGAGAAATCAATGAGGATGTCGCCTTTGCCCATACCGAGGACAAGGTGCTCTACGAAATGATTGATGTATTGAACGATGCGATGGTCATGATGCGCTTTTCCGTGAATACGAGCGTCCACCTTGAGGTGGTCATCGTCAAGCTGATCCAGGTGCTCAACCGGAACGACCGGGCTGTGGAACCACAAGCGGTGGATCTTTCCCACATCGAACAGAAACTGGCGGAGCTGGACAAGAAGCTCTCCAATTATTCCCAAACCCCGAGCTCCCAGGCCCCGGAACCGCAAAAGAGGACGGAAAGTCAAAGCCGGTCTTCAAAAGGCTTCTCTTTGAGACAGATTGAGAAAGTCCTCGATAATGCCAACAAGGAAGACCTGGTGAAACTCAAGGATGATTGGCCGAAGGTCTATCAGCATGTCGAAGAGAAGGGCTATCATGCTCTGAGGTCACTGATCAAAGATTCGGAACCTGTTGCTGCCAGTGACACACATGTCCTCCTCAAGTTCAAAAGTGATTTGCATAGCGATCTGATCAATAAGGATGAAAAGAAACGGGAGGAGCTGGAAGCGGTCATCCCTTCCATCATTGGGAAGGACGTAAAAGTTGTCGGTGTGCCCGACTCCAGCTGGCTGCAGGTAAGACACGACTATATTCAGGAAAAGAAGGCGCATAAGGAAAAGAAATCTGATGAGGATGGCAAGAAGCCCTCTGATGTCGCCAAAGAGATTTTTGGAAGCGACGTTGTAGAAACGCGCTCATGA
- the treR gene encoding trehalose operon repressor — MNLNKYNHIYQVLSSDIAEGKYNKGDVLPSEHTLVSMFDVSRETVRKALNLLQENGYIQKMKGKGSVVIYNPSMDFTVSHLTSFKEIQQLKTKQYSTKVVELKQYPAEDFPRVIEALKLQPEERVWRLIRQRRFEDRTHIVDIDYFIVEMMPGLNEKIAGDSIYEYIEKRMGLTIAYSHKEITFEPMNEQDLELFGNVIPPYTATVRSIVHLNDARPFQFNVSKHLANEFKFVDFSRRFHGE, encoded by the coding sequence ATGAATTTGAACAAATACAATCATATTTATCAGGTGCTGTCTAGTGATATTGCAGAAGGCAAATACAACAAGGGTGATGTTCTGCCTTCTGAGCATACGCTGGTCAGCATGTTCGATGTATCCAGAGAAACAGTCAGAAAGGCTCTGAATCTACTGCAGGAGAATGGCTACATCCAGAAGATGAAGGGCAAAGGTTCTGTGGTCATCTATAACCCTTCCATGGATTTCACCGTTTCCCACCTTACAAGCTTCAAGGAAATCCAGCAGCTGAAAACAAAGCAGTATTCCACAAAAGTGGTGGAGCTCAAGCAGTATCCTGCTGAAGATTTCCCGCGTGTAATAGAGGCATTGAAACTTCAGCCTGAGGAGAGGGTATGGCGTCTGATCAGGCAAAGGCGTTTTGAGGACAGGACGCATATTGTGGATATAGACTACTTCATCGTAGAGATGATGCCTGGATTGAACGAGAAAATTGCAGGCGATTCAATCTATGAATACATTGAAAAAAGAATGGGACTCACAATTGCCTATTCCCATAAGGAAATTACATTTGAGCCAATGAATGAACAGGACCTTGAGCTGTTCGGCAATGTGATTCCTCCATACACCGCAACGGTCCGTTCAATCGTCCATCTGAACGATGCCAGACCATTTCAGTTCAATGTCTCCAAGCACCTGGCCAATGAATTCAAGTTTGTCGATTTCTCCCGCCGCTTTCATGGCGAATAG